The genomic window GGATTGCGTTACATCTGAAGCAGGCTGTGGTTCTCTACAACCTTCCCACAGCTTAAGCATACTTTCAATGATGAGTTCAGGACCCTATCCCAGGGGGACACACGTGCTGTGTGATGTCACTCCCACAGAAGTGAGAAGATAACTTTCATGGAGCCAATGGAAACTGTCCACATCTAAACCACACAGTGGTGAGATGACCCATGGGTGTGAGAAATGCACTCTGCCTACAGACCACTGAGAGTAAATGGGGtgatttgggggaacacaatgtGGCCTGCTTCCCTAAGCAGCTTAGCTTCCCACTGAAAAGGGTACCTCTAAAAACTCAGATCATGATGCTGACTTTTCTAAACAGGATCTGCACATTCTATTCTGTTGAGCAAAAATCCAAAACTATCTGCTAAAGAGAGGAATTTAGTTGCGGGAACCTACAGCTTTCTCTGACTTGAAGGAGAACTCAGGCCAGACCCCTGATGGGGTGTgcagtgggagaggaggaaagtCTTCCTTTTACTCCGGATCAGGGTTCTCAAGCTTCAGTTTACACAAGACTCACCCAGGGagcctgttaaaatgcagactctgattcATTTGGTGTTGGCGAGCATTCCAGGTgattccttgtttatttttagcaGTTTTTAATCATGTGAAACTTCAAACATATGCATGTAACTAGCTACTGACATCTTGCCGTATTTGCTGTATATCTCTGTGTAAGAAATAATACCGTACAGATACAACTCAAttccacttttaatttcttttccctccccGAATCCACAGAGAAACCACCACTCTGAAGACTGTGTGCATCATTCTCACATGTGTTTGCTTCCATTTATTACAATAAACAATATGACATTATTTCAGTGTTTGTCTAAGAATGACAATGCTCATCACCTAAGCACATCCATTTTCAACTTACTTTTCTTACACGACATTATGGTTTTGTTGTCTGTGCACACTGACATGTGCAAATCCAACATGGTAATCCACGTGTGATGAATCTATGGCTTACTTATTCATTTTCCTACCGACGAGCAGTTAGGTAGTTTCCACTTTTTCTACTGCACCAAGAGATGCAACAAAAAACTTTGAACCTTGTGGACCTATGCAAGAACACCTAGCAATGAAATTGTTGACTAGTAGAGGATATGTATCTTCATCTTGAACAGATATGAGAAGTGGTATGATACTGtggattgtttttcatttattcatcacctATTATGTTCTGGGTCCTGTTCTGTCGCTGAGGATACAATGGTAATCAAAATCTACAGCTGCTCCCATCATGAACCCCAGCATGGGAGATGTTGCTCAAATAATCAACTGTGATTAGCTCTGAGGCAAATAAGAAGGCACTAGGAGAGCAGATAACAGAGGGACTCAATTCAGTCTGGTGAACGAAGAATTACTTAGGATTTAACACGCAGCTGGCACGTATAATAAGTGTGAGTTAACCAGGTAAAGAGCGTTCCATGCAGAAGGAATAATGTGTACACAGACTCGAAGAGGGGTCTTGTCTCGGGTCATGAGGTTCCCATCACACCCCTGGATCAGGGATTCCAAGGCAGTCGTTGGATGAGAAGAGAGATGTCTTAGgaatctccagagaaacagaaacaatgggagatacacacacagatgTCCTTGTGACagttaatatatatacatatatatgatataatgtacacatgtatacatatatgcatatgtgtcattacatatagatatacatatatgtataaaattacaCAATatgatatgcatatatatatatgcatatggagATTTATTACTAGAACAAGCTGACgcagttatggaggctgaaaagtcccataatctgccatctgcaaactggaaaatgaagagacctggtggtgtaattcagtccaagtccCCAAACCTGTGATCTGTGCGTGACAGTTTGAGTATTAGCCTGAGTCTGAAAGCCAAAGTGTAActttgcccttcctccacctttttgttctatgcAGGCTCTCAGTGAATTAGATGATGTCCACCCACTCTGGTAAGGTTGACCTTCTTACTCTCAACTGAGAGTAAAGACCCCCGTTGATGAAGGTGGACTTCTTTACCTCAGTGGATTAGATGATGCCCACCTCCATTGGAAAGGTTGGTCTTCTTTACCCTGCTCACCCATTCAGTTGTTAATCTCTTCTAGagacaccttcacagacacatcaAGAAATTATGTTTTACCAGATATCTGGGCATCCATTACCCCaggcaagttgacacataaagttagCCACCTCAGGAGAGACTTCCTCTGCAATTTGGGGCCAAGATCCATTTGGTCTAAGCAGAAATTTGCACTGCTTTAGAGGAACGCTTTGGATGGAATTGAACTGGCTCTCACTGCATGTTAACAGGATGTAGGTAGAGACTCTGTTCTGATGTGCAGTCCAAGGGATCTGAGAGGTTAAACAATGCACTTGTTTTTTGTGACTACGTCTTATATTCCAGGAACCCCAAACTTTTAGTAAAAGGAGGCTAAAACCATGTCCTATCAAGATTCTATGGGAAATCAGTGGAGGAATGTTTTCTCAACAAAGCTGTATTGAGAGTGTCAGTGGTAGCCTCCATGGGAAGAGGATATTTAAAACAAGTGGGACACATCTCAGAAGAGTCAGGGGTCAGGGAGCAACAAAGAACACAAACTTTAGGGACTGTCAATTTACAATTTTTCCACTATGAGCATCAAGACTTTCTTGAGGGCCCCTTTGACATCCTTGTTCCTCAGGGTGTAGATGAGAGGGTTCAAAGCTGGGCTCACAGTGGCATAAAGCACAGCCATAACCTTGCCCATCCCCGGGGAGTAGCCGGAGCCAGGGCTCAGGTAGGTGTAGACGATGGTGGAGTAGTACATGGTCACCACAAtgaggtgggaggagcaggtggagaaggcttgCCGTTTCCCCTCAGCCGTGCGAATCTTCAGGATGGTGGAGATGATGAAGCCGTAGGACACCATGGTGAGCAGGAAATTCAACACAGCAAAGAATATGTCAGCCACAATTGCCATGATGTCATTAACATATGTGGAGGAACAAGAGAGCAGCAGCAAAGGGGGAATCTCACAGAAGAAGTGATCAACCACGTTGGGCCCACAGAAGGACAACTGTAGCATCAGGCAGGCATTGACTCCAGCACCGAGCACACTCATGCCCCACACAGCTCCAGCCAGCACCGCACACACCCTGGGGTTCATCATGGAGCCATAGTGCAATGGctggcagatggccacatagcggtcataggccatggctGTGAAGAGCAGCACCTCAGCGGCTACTGACCATGACAGGAAGAACATCTGGGCCATGCAGCCCCCATAAGAAATGTTTCTCTTCTCTGCCACCAGAATCTCGAGTAGCTTGGGCACCACAGTGCTTGCACAGATAACATCCAACACAGCCAAGTTGaccaggaagaagtacatgggggtaTGGAGCCCAGAGTTGAAGGTAATGGCTGCGATGATGAGGGAATTGCCACAAAGTGCCACAGtgtagaggcagagaaagaggatgaggaagagaCTCTGGAGCTGTGGCTCTTCTGAGAAGCCTCGCAGAATGAATTCTGTCACCAGTGACTGGTTATTCATGGCCGTTTAAGTCATCTCTCAATGAATTTACATaggtcaaaatttctttcttactCTACGGTTTGACTATAAAGTAAAGGTTTATTACTATTTGTCAGTATAAATGAAAGAATCTCATCACcttcatttcattttccattttctccaggTATTTATGATCTCTCTGCTTAAGATAATTCTCACTCTAGACCCAATCACCTCTGCCTGGGGCCATAAGGAACAACAGACATTTCTGGAACTTTGTCTTAGCTAATGCTCTATTCTTTGTTATTTTCCTCCcaaataaaaatagctttaaaacttttctgcatatttcttataactatataaaaatgtaaGCAACATAGAATTCTGTAATGTGGAAGTAAAATGCCCACCAACCTTCAAGGGCATGAACACACTTTCTGATTTATGTCTATGCTTCTTTGAATACTGGTTATTTTTCTCCCAATGATATTTGGCAGTGATCTCTCCATGTCAGTGATGGAATCAGTCATCCTTTTTAACAGGTGCACAGTATTTCAATAGAAATAGGCAGGAGGTCTTAATTCTGAAGGCATCAGTATTGCAGTTTCTGACCAGTGACCTGGCTCCGTCCTGCCACTGGTTCCTTTTGGTGCTCAGGAGTCTGTTTACCAGCGGGTCTTCTCTTCATCAGTCCCTCTGCTCCAGCATCGCCTGCATCTTTTCACTTGGGCTCTCTGCTCTGTTAAATCTGCATTGTTCAGTCATGGTCAAAGAGCCAAGCACATTCACCATTCTCTGGGACCCTACATTTATTTTCCTGacacatttttctaaattttgtccAGAGAGACTATAGTCAAGAATATGAAATCAGTTAGCCTGGGCCCATTATAACTCTACATGAATTTCACAAAGAGGTACTCCCCACCCTCCAATGAGTCCAACATCTAACCTGGCCTGGAGTTAGCCTGTTGCAAACTCCTTGTGTCTTTTTGCGcttgtccctttctcttttcttttattcctagaGATAAAATCCTGTAAATTGCATGAGCCTCTTTCCTCATATCATGCACCTTTCCTGGCTTCCCACGTGAAATGATAATATCATCCTTAACATTGTCACTTTAAcctcacttcctctgggaagccctggACAACACCAAGTTCACGGCTGACATACTTCTTCTATGCTTCACAGGGCGCGTTTCCTTCCATTTATACTTTTGTAGTTATCTCTCCAGTTATTGGTGTTACTGGCAACACCGCAAACTCTATGTAGCTTGACCACGTTCATCATGTTCCCTGAGGACGTTTAGCGCCGTGGGCATCCGCGACCAGCACCACTTTCAGCACCGTGGCCAGCAACACTTTCAGCACCGCATTCAGCACCACGGCCAGCACCACGCCCATTGGCTGTTCTGTCAAGGATGGTGGATAAATCTTGACTGACTGACCAGCCCACCTTAACAGAACGATGCCTGTGACATCCTATGACGTCCTTGCTGGTCCTGCTTTTTCAAATCTGTCCAAATTGTCCAACACTCTCTCAAGGGACCGCTTTGGTAACTGAGCAGCGGTTCTCCTGTGGATCTCACTATCAACTCCCTGTCTGCAGCATCTGGGAGCCTCCACGTGAGGCAGCGTTTCTGTTCACTTTGTTagacttttcctcttctcctatgCTAAATTTCTCTAGGCAACAGTTAATCTCCCAGGCTGGGTAGCAATTAGAGCATTTCCCCTCTTACGCAGGCACATCTAAAAAGCAATGAACTGGATTATGCGTACATATTTTGGGATTGATTGACCGTGGGAAGATTTCGTATGACTTTCTCAGTGCCCAGAAGAGGGTTGGCAAAAGTTTTACCTGGACTGAGAAAGACAGATGTTGGGAGGCCTGTGGCAGTGTCCCCACGGAATCAAGGGAACGTGGGGTGTGGCTGCAAAAAGCAGACAAGGAGACAGCAGACTCACTAAGATCAGGGTGGCACTGGACCACTCTGGGAGAACCGATTGTGTCTCCTGCCAGTTAAAACTAGAATCTCAGACTCAAAAGCAGACATCGTTTCTCCTGGCAAGGAAATTTAAGTACAGTTGTGACCAAACAGTATAGTTCAAGAATTGACTTTTTCACCTGAGGAATAGCAAAAAATAACAGCTTTCTCCAACAAGTTTTTTCATATTATTAGATATGaatcattttacaaagaaaggagaaagtgtAAACCAGTAATCTCATCAGATATAATTACTTGTATGTGTTAATTTACAAACTATGATACAACTGTAAGAGGCACAAAAGAAGTGATTGAGTATCTTCAATTTAGCTATGACAATTAATGAAAGATTATAATGTAATTAATTTGAGATAATATAGAATCGTTCAACCTTACCTTTTTGATATCACAGGCAGATATTTCCAAATTTCACTTTTTGCTCTCCATTATGATTTCTAAGAGGACATTTTTGTCATATCtcaaaggttttgtttttaacaacacTATAAGTGGCAAGTTGAGGTGCACTGTGGAGTATTGTACCATGAAATGTACgagtataaaaggaaaattatgcaCCCATTCCAAGCCCATAAAACTCAACTTCATAATGCCAATGCCTagtaagataaaaaaaagaagaaaaaccaggtTAAGAGTTACCACTATGCATCTATAATTGGTTGAGTGAATATGATTTTTTTAGGAATTCATAAACATAATTGCTGCAAATTTCAAATTATATCACTGAAAATGATACAAATATAAGAATTTAAGAATGTAGATCATTTATACTTGCCTTTGTGGTTGGTTAGTTACTCTTAGGGGTAATGAATACGCTTCATTTCTGAAGTTGCAAAATTAGAGACACACAAAACTGGAGCTTGCTAGACAGTTTTCAGAATACTTTAAATGTGACAATATAAAACTGAAGACATCAATAGACTTGTGAACATGAGCAAGGCCTTTGAAGAGGTGCTTCAAACGATCCATGAGCATAGAATGGGGAATGGCCTCCTTTATCAAGCTTCTTAGTTCAGTGGGAGTTGCCACCAGGGAGAGCCATTCACCCCAGGAGGCTCAAGGAATGTATTACATTAGCACTGCTCAGTTTCCTATGTTACCATGCCCTGCTTGTGCTGCCAGGTTCACATTGACTGTGTCCACTTGGTGTCACACTATCCTTCCCCAAATGCCTGGGCCATTAACCTTTAAGTCACCACATGTCCCAGAAACACAAGCATTCAAAAGCTGGGAAAATTTACATTCAATGATTATGctcactttttaaattgaaataatggtttttttcttaattgcatAAGTTTGACTTTTCTTCTATTGCTAAAATTAAGATGACATGAAATATAAAGGAGTAAAAGGAGGAAAAGTGAATTTACCCATAAGTCTAATATTTAGTGTGTTATTGACACTATTTTGTCTGTATTTTATTCCACTATGGTTATTGTTtgttattgcttttctttttcaagatgacAGTGGAAGTTACAGTTCCAATAGGAATATGGAGCATCTTAATTTAAAAGGTTCCACTTCTCCTGAAAACCATATATatcaacaaagaagagaaaaaaacagcaaactaCATCTTTAGCAAAGTTATAAGACAAAGAAAATCCCTAACCCCCAATTTACGTATAAATTACATACTCATCAAAACTGGCAATGGAATCCATAATGATGTCACAGGTGGAAAAGAAATCTATAACAAAATTCATTCTCAAAAATGGAGGGCCCTGTCCTGAGTGGAAACTGCCAAGAGCaagagtgaaggaaaaataatgcaTGGATGGGGTGGTGGGGTAGGGAGGAGGGCGTGAGGGCATCACTCTTGGTGACAGCAGCCAGTTGCAAAAGAAACGAGAACATGAACTGTAGTAGGAGCCCTCCCAGGCTACACAGAGGGGCCATATAGCAGAGAAGTTCTCCGTACGAGCTTAGAAACTGGGGAAATATTCTTACTCCTCCAATAGCCCCTCCAGGAGACATTCATCTGCCATTAGCTggaacaaaaaaatccaaatcatTCTAATGTGAGTAATAAGAAGTCTTCAAGATCTATAAAGATATTCTCTAAGAAGAGgtctaaatgaaagagaaaggaaatttcactgaaaataaaggaaagtcaTCAGTAAGAGCTCAGTACAATACAGAGGATACTGTAACCCAACTTTTCActattaattgaaaaaataaatttaacaaggaaTTTGTAACTCTGAAGATACACTTAAAGGTAGAATAAAGGAATTCATGATAGAGATGATTAGACAATCCGAGGAAGTAATTGGTAGTGATTAGAAATAAATAGGGGGCTGGccatgtggccaagtggttcacgtgctctgctttggcggctcagggtttcaccggttcagatcccaggcgcagataTCGCATCGCTCATCTGGcgatgctgaggcggcgtcccgcacagtacaaccagaggtactcacaactagaatatataactatgtactgggggctttagggaggagaagaagaagaaaagaagaagaagattggcaacagatgttggctcaggtgtcaatcttaaaaaaaaaaaagcatgctgaCTGtggtctcattttttttaaaaaaagaagaaaagaaatgaatagaaaaagtaaaacgacttgctaaattaaataaaaatgaattatctgAAACACAAGTGATAAAAGACACAAGACACAGCACATCCAGAGACATAAAAGATAcaataagaaaagtgaaaaatttaatagaaataaagataGAGATAAAAATGGTTAGGGGAAAGTCATAACTATGGAAGAAAGGGACAGAATATCCAGTAGACAATAGACACATCTTTGGAATGCTTaacaaaaaatatcaaaacaataGACCaaaaagcactttaaaatataatttaggaCTTCTGCTTATTGTAGGATGAACTAGCTTGTAGGAGACCAACATTTCTCCTGATAACATTaagaaaattcatataaaatacaaaaataatttatttaaagacaTCAGATTTCCTCTGAAGCAATGAAGCCCAGAAAAGCTAACATTCCAGAGTGgagaactttgaagacattaacagccaagaactttaaaataattataataagtatgttaaagaaaatagagaaactatgggaaaattaaatgaaaattatggGAAATTTCACCAGAggaagagaatcttaaaaaaaatcaaatggtggtggccggcctcgtggctgaatggttaagttcgcatgctctgctgtggcggcccagggtttcgccggttcagctCCAGGGCATGGActtggcaccgttcatcaagccatgctgaggtagcatcccatatgccacaactagaaggacccacaactaagaatatacaactatgtaccagggggctttgggaagaaaaaggaaaaataaaatctttaaaaaaaatcaaatggaattcTAAAGCTGTAAAATACAAACTATCTGAGGTCAAGAACTCAATAGATGAGTCCACTTACAGATTggacacagcagagcagaagatCAGAGAGCTAAAAAGAAGAGCAGTAGATAGAAAATACTCACATGGAAATGtagagagaaaaaagtagaaaatgcaCTAAAAAGTATATAGGACATAGTGAAAATACCTAATGCATATCCGAATCCCGAAAGGAGAGGAGTggagaacagaagaaagagagagaaagagagagagagaaagagagagagagagaagcaataaTCAAAGAGATAACCAAGGAAAAGGTCAATTCAAGAAATTGGATTTCCTTTGGGGGTGGGACTTCTGGAATGGTAGTGTGCAAAGCACTTAATTAGAAttggaaaattataaaaacaaacatttaaagtcTCTATTAATTGTCTTAAGGGTACATGGCAAAtggagaaacatttattcaagaaaatctattaAATCTTGGTAAGAACAGTGAGAGTCTGTGGCATTGGAGCCAGAACCCTCTCCACTCCCCATCCAGCTCAGTGTGACAGAAGCTCTACTCTGGGTGGGCGTGGTCAAGGAAGTCGGCTCCTTCTCCTGCTACCCCCAGATGACAGTCTACAGCCATGGATTCACCCGTGGAAAGGAAAGCCTTTAACATTTCTCACCACCCTCTAGCTCCATGTTGCAGAGGCTCTATTCCAGGCAGGCACAGCTGAACAGACTGGGGTCCACTTCTGACACCCAGCCCCATTCAAAAGTTGGAAGCTCTAGTCCAGAAATAGCAGGACAGAAGTACTAGTCACCAATTGCTTCTAGACCAGTTCACTCATAGGGCAGATGTTCCCTCAATGCTAGAGGAGAAAGCCAAGGGGACTACGGGCTACAATCCCCAACCAGTGTTCCACTTGTAGAGAAGGGGTATCACTCCAGGAGAATGGGTCACTGTCCCCACTCCCAGCTCCACtgcagaggcaaaatgaggaggcaaggAAAATGtcccaagcaagggaacaggacaaaatcccagaaaaaggactaaatgaaaaagaaataagcaatctgcctgataaagagttcaaacagaaagtcataaggatgctcactgatcttgggagaagaatggatgagcaCAGTGAGAATGCcaaaaaagaagtggaaaatataaaaaatactgaGTCCGAAATGAAGGATACAATACTGGAAAttgaaaattcactagagagactcaatagcagagtagatgatacagaagaacggatcagtgagctggatgaatgactagaggaaatcacccaagctgaacagataaaagaaaaaagaattaaaaagaatgagaacagtctaagggaactctgggacaacatcaagtgtactaaaattcatattataggtgttctagaagaagagaaagagaaggaggcaaagactctatttaaagaaataatagctgaaaactttcctaacctaaggaaggaaacagacatccaagtacaggaagcacagagagcaccaaacacaATAAACCCAAAGGGGCTCACATCAAGACACATCTTAATTAAgctttccaaaattaaagataaagagagattcctaaaagctgcaagagaaaggcaacaagtgaaatacaaaggaaaccccatgagGGTATCAGTTGACTTCTCAGCtaaaactttacaggctagaagggagtgtgTGACATACTTGaagtgctgaaagggaaaaaatctacagccaagaatactctatctagcaaggttatcattcagaatggaatgagagagaaagagtttccaagacaagcaaaaattaaaggaatttatcaccaagaaaccagtcttacaagaaatgctaaagggacttatagaagttggaaagagaagaccacaaataggaataagaaaattatccaaaaaaagagGCCATAAAAATCACTGggaaaggcaaaaatacagtaaaggtagcagatcaaccacctatgaagataatatggaggCCAAAAGACataagtactaaaattacctatttcaatgacaagagggtaatggatacacacacaaaataagaagtCAGATATGacgtcaaaaacataaaatgtgggaagaggagaGCAGAGTAGTAGAGcatttagaaagaggtcaaattaaagagaccatcaactcaatatagattgctatatacgtagatTATTGTATAAGAACCTcatagtaatcacaaaccagaaacctataatgaaTACACAAGTAATTAAAAggaaggaacccaaacataatgctaaagaaaaccatcaaaccacaagggaggagaacaagagaagaagaaagggacagagaagaactactaaaacacccagaaaaaagtaacaaaatggcaataagtacatatttatcaatagctactttaaatgtcaatggactaaatgctccaatcaaaagtcatAGCGTgaccaattggataaaaaacaagacacatatatatgctgcctacaagagacacacttcagatctaaagacccTCACAAACTGACAgttaagggatggaaaaagacactccatgcaaatggtaaagaagagaaagcagggata from Equus asinus isolate D_3611 breed Donkey chromosome 2, EquAss-T2T_v2, whole genome shotgun sequence includes these protein-coding regions:
- the LOC106841100 gene encoding olfactory receptor 13A1-like; protein product: MNNQSLVTEFILRGFSEEPQLQSLFLILFLCLYTVALCGNSLIIAAITFNSGLHTPMYFFLVNLAVLDVICASTVVPKLLEILVAEKRNISYGGCMAQMFFLSWSVAAEVLLFTAMAYDRYVAICQPLHYGSMMNPRVCAVLAGAVWGMSVLGAGVNACLMLQLSFCGPNVVDHFFCEIPPLLLLSCSSTYVNDIMAIVADIFFAVLNFLLTMVSYGFIISTILKIRTAEGKRQAFSTCSSHLIVVTMYYSTIVYTYLSPGSGYSPGMGKVMAVLYATVSPALNPLIYTLRNKDVKGALKKVLMLIVEKL